ACAGAAAGGTAGATAATTTCAACCTCTTGCACGGATGGGACAAAACCCTCCTTTTCCACTACAAGCACAGCCTTGCCAACGGGGAGATTGCTCAGATTGAAGCTTCCGTCTTCGCCTGTGGTTGTTGTGTACAGTTCGTTAACCGTTACTTTTGCACCAGCCACAGGATTGCCCTCTTCATCCCAAACATATCCTACCAGTTTTCCTAAAAGAGGTGCAAGCTCAATGGTGAGGGAAAAAGAAGAGGTATGAGCAGGAACATCCACGGCCTCGCTCTTCTCTTCATACCCCGCGGAGGATACCACGAAAAC
This is a stretch of genomic DNA from Candidatus Caldatribacterium sp.. It encodes these proteins:
- a CDS encoding carboxypeptidase regulatory-like domain-containing protein, with protein sequence MAKVLPLLLSFFLLSGCLGNLAPLPSVHPLVTVTGKVVDAVTGEGIAGAQVMLRDFPERFDLTASDGSFFLPRVPSGRQVFVVSSAGYEEKSEAVDVPAHTSSFSLTIELAPLLGKLVGYVWDEEGNPVAGAKVTVNELYTTTTGEDGSFNLSNLPVGKAVLVVEKEGFVPSVQEVEIIYLSVTVVEVTLTRPSPPEGNAE